The following proteins come from a genomic window of Nostoc sp. TCL26-01:
- a CDS encoding antibiotic biosynthesis monooxygenase, translated as MILEAVMLSVKRGTEQDFESTFQQAANIISAMNGYISHELHRCIEVEGRYLLLVKWSTLEAHTVGFRGSAEYQEWKKLLHHFYDPFPTVEHFQLISGGNLADKLP; from the coding sequence ATGATTTTGGAAGCAGTAATGCTCAGTGTCAAACGTGGTACTGAGCAAGACTTTGAAAGTACATTCCAGCAAGCCGCAAATATTATTTCGGCAATGAATGGTTATATCTCCCATGAACTACATCGCTGCATCGAAGTTGAGGGAAGATATTTATTATTGGTGAAATGGTCAACTTTAGAAGCTCACACAGTCGGGTTTAGAGGTTCGGCTGAATATCAAGAATGGAAAAAACTCCTCCACCATTTTTATGACCCATTTCCCACCGTTGAACATTTTCAACTCATCTCAGGCGGGAATTTAGCTGATAAATTGCCATAG
- a CDS encoding GNAT family N-acetyltransferase, whose translation MTIRHAIKTDLPAIVAIYNAAIPGRMATADLEPVTVESRLAWFQGRSPHQRPLWVIEQAGVIAGWLSFQSFYGRPAYKSTAELSIYIAPAFHRCGLGKQLLAQAIHESPNLGLTTLIGYIFAHNHPSLKLFTTFEFQKWGYLPQVADLDGIKRDLVIMGRQIP comes from the coding sequence ATGACCATCCGCCATGCAATTAAAACTGACTTACCTGCAATTGTAGCCATTTATAATGCTGCTATTCCTGGGCGTATGGCAACAGCTGATTTAGAACCAGTCACAGTAGAAAGTCGCCTGGCTTGGTTTCAAGGGCGATCGCCTCATCAACGTCCTCTTTGGGTAATCGAACAAGCAGGAGTAATTGCTGGGTGGTTGAGTTTCCAATCATTCTACGGAAGACCAGCCTACAAATCAACAGCCGAACTCAGTATCTATATTGCACCAGCTTTCCATCGGTGCGGGTTAGGCAAGCAACTGTTAGCCCAAGCCATTCACGAAAGTCCTAATTTGGGTTTAACAACTCTCATTGGTTATATTTTTGCTCACAATCATCCCAGTTTAAAGCTGTTTACCACTTTTGAGTTTCAAAAATGGGGATATTTACCCCAAGTCGCTGATTTAGACGGGATCAAAAGAGATTTAGTCATCATGGGACGACAAATACCATAA
- a CDS encoding SRPBCC family protein: MSASYISDSVIAGSDMTWSQEKQNLLMQGEILVRTRSHTTWGGAVSAFMYVPLVRSQVWQQVTDYPRWVQYFPDITRSEVLQRGEVKRLYQAAQKAFFFFTAQVEIYLNVVEVLGQQIQFRMEKGTFVDFTARVELKDCGNGTLLAYSVQATPSIPIPSMLIQQAMNFELPANMRQMRQVICQSQSR; this comes from the coding sequence ATGTCTGCATCCTATATCTCAGACTCAGTTATTGCGGGTTCGGATATGACGTGGAGTCAAGAAAAGCAAAACCTACTGATGCAGGGTGAAATTTTAGTGCGAACGCGATCGCATACCACCTGGGGTGGTGCTGTATCGGCTTTTATGTATGTACCCTTAGTGCGATCGCAGGTATGGCAGCAGGTGACAGATTACCCTCGTTGGGTACAATACTTTCCTGATATTACCAGAAGCGAAGTTTTACAACGAGGTGAAGTAAAGCGCCTCTATCAAGCAGCCCAAAAAGCCTTTTTCTTTTTCACCGCCCAAGTCGAGATTTACCTCAACGTTGTCGAAGTATTAGGACAACAAATTCAATTCCGCATGGAAAAAGGGACTTTCGTTGATTTTACAGCTCGTGTAGAGTTAAAAGATTGTGGTAACGGTACTTTACTAGCCTATAGTGTTCAAGCCACACCCAGTATTCCCATACCTTCAATGTTGATTCAGCAAGCTATGAACTTTGAGTTACCAGCAAATATGCGGCAAATGCGACAAGTGATTTGTCAAAGTCAATCAAGGTAA
- the rtcA gene encoding RNA 3'-terminal phosphate cyclase, whose product MIEIDGSYGEGGGQVLRTSLSLAAITGEPIRITGIRAGRKKPGLAAQHLTAVRAAARICHAQLSGDALSSTILEFIPGSGVQAGTYSFDVSEAQQGSSAGAITLVLQTILLPLALANGDSQVTLRGGTHVIFSPTMTYIEQVYLPMLRRMGIEAQVKLGAWGWYPQGRGEVNMQVRGGCQLGAINLLERGNLQQVRGIAVATELPAHIPQRMANRAENFLRTAGLRVSIQALREKGIAPGAGIFLTAEYQNSLTGFGGFGRLRLSSEKVAEIACEQLLHFHQTGAPVDEHLADQLLLPAALAAKESQYKVAEISTHLTTNAAVIEKFGLSEFQVDKAAKVVAVKPL is encoded by the coding sequence ATGATTGAAATTGACGGTTCCTACGGAGAAGGGGGTGGGCAAGTCCTACGTACATCCCTCAGTCTAGCCGCCATCACTGGTGAACCCATACGCATTACAGGAATTCGCGCTGGACGTAAAAAGCCAGGGTTAGCCGCACAACATTTAACAGCAGTGCGGGCGGCGGCGAGAATTTGTCATGCACAATTGTCTGGTGATGCGTTGAGTTCTACAATACTGGAATTCATTCCTGGTAGTGGGGTACAAGCAGGAACCTACAGTTTTGACGTGAGTGAAGCACAACAAGGTAGTTCAGCTGGAGCAATCACTCTAGTTTTACAGACAATTCTCTTACCCTTAGCTTTAGCCAATGGCGACTCTCAAGTAACACTCCGGGGTGGAACTCATGTCATCTTTAGCCCCACCATGACCTACATTGAACAAGTCTACCTACCAATGCTCCGCCGTATGGGCATAGAGGCACAAGTCAAATTAGGCGCTTGGGGATGGTATCCCCAAGGTAGGGGAGAAGTAAATATGCAGGTGCGGGGAGGGTGTCAACTCGGCGCTATCAACTTGCTAGAACGGGGAAACTTACAACAGGTGCGGGGAATAGCTGTGGCGACGGAATTACCAGCCCATATTCCGCAACGCATGGCAAATCGTGCCGAGAATTTTTTACGCACAGCCGGTTTAAGAGTTTCCATACAAGCTTTGCGAGAAAAAGGCATCGCTCCAGGGGCAGGAATTTTTTTAACAGCTGAGTATCAAAATAGCTTAACTGGATTTGGTGGCTTTGGACGGTTGCGATTGTCGTCGGAAAAAGTCGCGGAAATTGCTTGCGAACAACTGCTACATTTTCATCAGACAGGCGCACCAGTAGATGAACACCTAGCAGATCAATTATTACTACCTGCGGCTTTAGCTGCCAAAGAAAGCCAATACAAAGTGGCAGAGATAAGTACCCACTTAACAACCAACGCCGCCGTAATTGAGAAATTTGGACTGTCGGAGTTTCAAGTAGATAAAGCCGCAAAAGTCGTCGCAGTCAAACCACTTTAA
- a CDS encoding phage holin family protein, giving the protein MLGTFLTVLATALSLLIVDLVVPGVNIANFPAALIAAVVIGLINGSVRPILSALSLPLNLLTLGAFSLVVNGLCFSLAGALVPGFSVHGLIAFLLGPVVLSFATTFINNYFAEKNLVLSGDTKSRTELPSS; this is encoded by the coding sequence ATGTTGGGAACATTTTTAACAGTCTTAGCAACAGCACTCAGCTTGCTAATTGTTGATTTAGTTGTGCCTGGTGTGAATATTGCCAACTTCCCGGCTGCTTTAATTGCGGCTGTTGTCATTGGTTTGATTAATGGTTCTGTCAGACCAATTTTATCAGCTTTATCATTACCGCTTAACCTTTTAACCTTAGGAGCATTTTCCTTAGTTGTTAACGGTTTATGTTTCTCTTTAGCAGGAGCTTTGGTTCCCGGATTTAGCGTTCATGGTCTGATAGCTTTCCTTTTGGGGCCTGTGGTGCTGTCTTTCGCTACCACTTTCATTAACAACTATTTTGCTGAAAAGAATCTGGTTTTAAGTGGAGATACAAAATCCAGAACCGAATTGCCATCAAGCTAG
- a CDS encoding YqaE/Pmp3 family membrane protein, with translation MKLLRILLGLLVPPLGVFLTVGVGPTLVINVLLTLLGWLPGSIHAVWVIAKHEEAFNREGDIY, from the coding sequence ATGAAATTACTACGTATTCTTCTCGGTTTATTAGTACCTCCGCTTGGAGTATTCTTAACAGTTGGTGTTGGCCCTACTTTAGTTATTAATGTTTTGCTAACACTCTTAGGCTGGCTTCCTGGTAGTATTCACGCTGTTTGGGTAATTGCCAAACACGAAGAAGCCTTCAATAGAGAAGGTGATATTTACTAA
- a CDS encoding histidine kinase → MTNNIKQQIQTDIQQAKATGQLRSERIREIVKAAVAQVTSELQEGSSEIRAIVKDAVTTVIENIQDKSTEIKEDITASIEGAIEGANTKRHAAIVQTQSELQRLQAQLDSEEDKFQQDVDGILAEISETSQEKTAHTKTAIDSAIESIKNSEEASLLKKRYAQLQAQLSIVRANLAARYGGRSEEVKHYLDEAQNWYNQARPQAEAVAAQVEQKRSQLEYKLGEAGTAVAKKERQIKQTLRELLLATADLFKDKEHPEQDKEVTRR, encoded by the coding sequence ATGACAAATAATATCAAACAACAAATTCAAACAGACATACAACAAGCAAAAGCAACTGGACAATTAAGAAGTGAAAGAATTAGAGAAATTGTCAAAGCCGCAGTTGCTCAAGTAACTTCAGAATTGCAAGAAGGTTCTAGCGAAATCAGAGCAATTGTCAAAGATGCTGTTACAACTGTCATTGAAAACATTCAAGATAAAAGCACAGAAATTAAAGAAGACATCACAGCCTCAATTGAAGGAGCCATCGAAGGCGCTAACACCAAAAGACACGCCGCAATTGTCCAAACTCAGTCAGAATTGCAAAGACTCCAAGCCCAATTAGATAGCGAAGAAGATAAATTTCAGCAAGACGTTGATGGCATCCTAGCCGAAATTTCTGAAACTAGTCAGGAAAAAACAGCTCATACTAAAACAGCCATTGACTCTGCTATTGAAAGTATCAAAAATAGTGAAGAAGCATCACTATTGAAGAAACGTTACGCACAACTACAAGCGCAACTATCCATTGTCAGGGCTAATTTAGCTGCCCGCTACGGCGGACGCTCAGAAGAAGTCAAACATTATTTAGATGAGGCGCAAAACTGGTATAATCAAGCCCGTCCTCAAGCTGAAGCTGTAGCTGCCCAAGTAGAACAGAAGCGATCGCAATTAGAATATAAGCTTGGTGAAGCTGGTACAGCTGTCGCCAAAAAAGAGCGTCAAATTAAACAAACCCTGAGAGAGTTACTCCTAGCAACTGCTGACTTATTTAAGGATAAAGAACATCCTGAGCAAGACAAAGAAGTCACACGTAGATAG